From one Humulus lupulus chromosome 8, drHumLupu1.1, whole genome shotgun sequence genomic stretch:
- the LOC133797781 gene encoding loganic acid O-methyltransferase-like produces MSTLIAAERSVRPMNGGDGHYSYSKNSALQRNGIEACKEIITKAISAKLDMETLTSSKIFKIADLGCSVGPNTLIAVENIIEALELKFNSQQKGSTCCDLLPEFQVFFNDQATNDFNQLFISLPPKTKYFAAGVPGSFHGRLFPEASLHFVHSSYALHWLSEVPPQVLDKSSPAWNKGRIHYSNSNSEVVKAFRAQYAKDLDNFLNVRAQEIVHGGLLALIVSGRTNGTPHSQTYINKAYELLESSIIDMAKKGKISKEKVDSFNTPVYFGSLEEMEEVVKHNEFFSIEVMEDLPCEKQPPKLLSMTYRAGLEGIIKDHFGDDVDIEEMFDLLLYKKLEESSSIIESCDFVSLFVLLKRAPSGRAVTSY; encoded by the exons ATGAGTACTTTGATAGCTGCAGAAAGGTCCGTACGTCCAATGAATGGGGGAGATGGCCACTACAGCTATAGCAAAAACTCAGCGCTTCAG aGAAATGGTATAGAAGCTTGTAAAGAAATAATCACCAAGGCAATATCAGCGAAGCTTGACATGGAGACTTTAACTTCTTCTAAGATCTTTAAAATCGCTGACTTGGGTTGCTCAGTTGGACCAAATACACTCATAGCAGTGGAAAACATAATAGAAGCCTTGGAACTCAAGTTTAACAGCCAACAAAAAGGAAGTACCTGTTGTGACCTTCTTCCTGAGTTCCAAGTGTTCTTCAATGATCAAGCAACAAATGATTTCAACCAGCTTTTCATTTCTCTTCCTCCTAAAACAAAATACTTCGCAGCTGGGGTGCCTGGATCTTTCCATGGCCGTCTCTTTCCCGAAGCTTCTCTCCATTTTGTTCACTCTTCCTATGCTCTTCACTGGCTCTCAGAAGTGCCACCTCAGGTTTTGGACAAAAGCTCTCCTGCTTGGAACAAAGGGAGAATTCACTATTCCAATTCTAACAGTGAAGTTGTCAAGGCTTTTAGAGCTCAGTATGCTAAAGACTTGGACAACTTTCTAAATGTTAGAGCGCAAGAGATTGTCCATGGAGGATTATTGGCTCTTATTGTCTCCGGTCGCACAAATGGAACACCTCATTCTCAAACTTATATTAACAAGGCATATGAACTGCTTGAGTCTTCCATTATCGACATGGCAAAGAAG GGTAAGATCAGCAAAGAAAAAGTAGATTCCTTTAATACACCGGTGTATTTTGGATCACTGGAAGAAATGGAGGAAGTTGTGAAACATAATGAGTTTTTTAGTATAGAGGTAATGGAAGACCTTCCTTGCGAAAAGCAACCACCCAAATTGCTATCGATGACCTATAGAGCTGGACTTGAAGGAATCATAAAAGATCATTTTGGAGATGATGTTGATATAGAAGAGATGTTTGATTTACTACTATATAAGAAGCTAGAAGAATCGTCCTCTATAATTGAATCATGTGACTTTGTTAGCCTCTTTGTTTTACTCAAACGAGCACCAAGCGGCCGGGCTGTGACTAGCTATTGA